In a genomic window of Oncorhynchus keta strain PuntledgeMale-10-30-2019 unplaced genomic scaffold, Oket_V2 Un_scaffold_2149_pilon_pilon, whole genome shotgun sequence:
- the LOC127928108 gene encoding protein S100-A5-like, giving the protein MSRLEKAIVSMVEVFEEYATKDDKNRQLSGTELVELMKKELASPEFHGKVEPAVLQEAMTNLDKNHDGEINFREFSMFLATLARGYYRARNKGKGNKGKSDKPE; this is encoded by the exons ATGTCTCGTCTGGAGAAGGCCATTGTATCCATGGTGGAGGTGTTTGAGGAGTATGCTACAAAGGATGATAAGAATCGCCAGCTTAGCGGTACAGAGCTCGTGGAGCTGATGAAGAAAGAGCTGGCCAGCCCAGAGTTCCAC ggaaAGGTGGAACCAGCAGTGCTCCAGGAGGCGATGACCAACCTGGATAAGAACCATGATGGGGAGATCAACTTCAGAGAGTTCTCCATGTTCTTGGCTACTCTGGCCAGAGGCTACTACAGAGCCAGAAACAAGGGCAAGGGCAACAAGGGCAAGTCTGACAAGCCTGAATGA